The Nitrososphaerales archaeon DNA window CCGCGCCATTCTCGATCTTTCCCACCCGAATCTTTGGTCCGGGCAAGTCCTGAAGGATGGCTACCGTCTTCTTCGCCCGAACGGCCTCCTTCCTGATTGTCCGTATCTCTTCGAGGTGCTCCCCCCTGTCGCCGTGCGAGAAGTTGATCCTGAAGACATCCACTCCACAGGCGACCAGTCTCCTGACCATGCTCTGGTCCCTGGTCGCCGGCCCGATTGTGCAGACTATCTTTGTCCTCCTCAAGTCGTTCCCGCTCTCAGTTGGCTGGCCGACGGCAGAGATAAGCCCACTGAGGGCAGCCAGCACGTATCCGCAGCACGCTATTCTTTTAGGCCTGGGCACATCTTGCTTATTCGTGGACTCGGCTCAAGACCACTCTCGCGAAGACGAAATCGGAGAGAGTATGAACGCCATAGTAGACATATCGGAGAAGTGGACGCAATACATCAGGACGAGGGAATCTCAGGTAAGGGTGGTGAAGTCATTCCTCGCAGGCATGCTCGTCTTCCTTGCGACGTCCGCGGCCATAGTAGCGTCCGTATTGATGCAGAACCCGCCAGAGTACTTCTTCGTCCACAGGGAGATCCTTGAAGGAGTGGGCGTGGCCGCTTTGGTAGGACTCGCCTGCGGCGTTGGCGTGTACATAGTGATAGGCCGTGGCAGGAACGCGGAGCTGGAGGAGCTCAGCGGCCTCATAGCCAACATGAAGAAGGCAAGCGAGAGCGAGAGAGCTACGGAGAACGCGCTCTCTGTCACAGAGAAGATTCTGACTCTGCTCCCTAAGGTGGTCAGGCGGAGGACTGGCGACGCGCTCATCTTCGGGATCGCAGCGTTCATAATCGGCTCCCTCTTCGGCACCCCTGCAGTCGGGATCGTCGTCGGCGTGCTGGTGTGGCTGTACTTCAGGTACGAGTCGAACCAGAGCTACGAGAAGCAGATGTCGCGACTCGAGGAACAGAGGCGCGCGTTCGATAGGGAAAAGAAGAACTTCATTGAATCCTTGTGATCGCCAGGATGGAAAAGCCTGACCTCTACGTAGTCGCTAGGTTCCTCGATATCCTGTACAGGAGCGACGGGCCGATGAAGAGGACGAACATACAGATGAGACTTGGCCTCAACTACCCCAGGTTCACAGAGTACCTGGACTGGCTCCTCAGCCATGAGCTGGTGGCGAAGGCCTTCGACAAGGAGGACGCCTCGGAGAAGTTCGCCCTGACATCGAAGGGGCTGGAGTCGTACCACAGGCTCGTGGACTGGATCAGAGAGATGATGAAGGAGATACAGATATGAGGACTAAGGCAGTCGGACGGACGAAGGGTTTCACCGTATCACAGAGAGTCTGTCTCCTTTCTCAATAGAAAGATAGGCAGCGATGTACGCGCCTGCATTCCACGACTGGGCTCGCTGACCGAGAGGTCTTCCGGACCTGCCGTGCAGCCACTCGTTGAAGCCCAGGCCGTCCCCTTCGCCGCGCACCATGTTCGCGGCTGCCAGCCTGTCCAGCCCCGTCGGGGCTTCCTCAGACCCGAGCTTGTTGAGCGCCCAGACGTACAGGCCTCCGACGAAGGGCCAGATGCCCCCGTTGTGGTACGCGAAGGGAGGGCTCCTGTGCTGCTCGGGAAGAGTCGCGTCCAACCGAGTGTCGAACCCCGGCTCCCCCGCACTGTAGGGTGGGTCGAGGACCCTGACAGGGTAGGGTTTGGACAGCTCCCGCGACCTGATGGCTTCCATGATCGACCTGGATGTCTTGGACTCGGCAAGGCCGAAGAGGATGCAGAGGAGGTTCGAGAGGGTATCGAAGTGGGTGTCTATCCTGGCGAACGAGACGTACTGGACGTAGTACTCTTGGGAGAGGCCCACGGGCCTCTGGGACGAGAGCTGTTCTGCCAGCCTTGGAGAGAAACCGGAGACCCTCTTGGGGCTCTCCTCGTCAGGCAGGAAGACGTCATTGAACCTTTCCAAGAGCGCTGTGTAATCCAACTTCGAGCCGTCGTTGAGCCTCCTGCCCGCCACAGAGCACAGATCACCGATGCACCTCGTGGCCATAAGGAGGAGTGCGTTGTTGTAGACTGTCTTTCCTGTCCTCTGAATCGCAGCGTCCATCCAGTCGGCGCCCTGGGGCGAGTCGACCAGCCAAGAGTTGTTCGAGTCCT harbors:
- a CDS encoding winged helix-turn-helix domain-containing protein, coding for MEKPDLYVVARFLDILYRSDGPMKRTNIQMRLGLNYPRFTEYLDWLLSHELVAKAFDKEDASEKFALTSKGLESYHRLVDWIREMMKEIQI